The Clostridia bacterium genome includes the window TCATAGTATTTTGTATCACTTCCAGGAAGCATCTGCCCATGGGCATCTGTCATCATTATATTTCTTCCCGGAAAGCCGTTCAGATACTTTTCATAGGTAAGTTCAACACCGTCCTGCCCCTGGTTGTCGTTGTTCGTAAAGCCCAATACATAGGATGCAAAATTGCTCTGTGGGTAAAATCTCTTACTATCATCATTAAATATGATTCCTGCAAGCTCCTTTTCTCTTAAAAGCTTAACCTTGTCAGCATCAACCTTTTTCTTGATAAGCACAGTGTCCTTTTTAGCGATTATTTTTTCCGCCAATGCTTTCTTATCCATGGAAAGAATTTCAGAGAGGGCATTGGCAACCGCATCCTTGTCCTTGACCATAGCTGGTCTTACATATATCTCATAAGCTGTTGCGCTGATTGCAAGCTTCTTTGAATTTCTGTCGAATATTACTCCTCTTTTGGACTGAATGGGAATATCCCTGGTCCACTGTTCTACTGCCTTTTGCAGATACTCGGTACTATTTATTATCTGAATAAAAGCAAGCCGTCCTATAAGCCCTAAGTATATTGCAAAAAAAGCAAAGAAGATAAATACCACTCTTCTTTTTATCGTAACCTTTATGCTGGACAAATCAATACACCACCTTCGGAAACTACCTTAACTAATCTAGTACATTGAGGATATTATTTATCGCAGCTTTTGTATATGCTATATATTTATTCTCTTGTACATCACTTATATTGTAAAAATCATGCTCTGCATTGTCAGCTGCTTGTACTGTATTGTTCACATTCACATAAGCTATCTGGTTCTGAACATCAGGATACTGCATGTTTAACTTTTCAAGAGCAGCCTTTTCCAAAGCCTCAAGATTGACCGACTTCATTAGCTGTACGTTGAGATCGGTGTTCTCCTTAACGACCTTTGTATATTCCTTTTCCAGGTTAGTGGTGTTAAAGTTAATCTCTGCCATATATGCATAGCGGGATATAATAAAAATGCTCAACCCAAAAACAAACAATATACTCATTAGATGAGTCTTGGGTTTTGCTTTCTTCTTAACTTTTTTAAGGGGTTTTGCGCTTGGCTCTGAATCTTGCTGCAACTCTAGCTGCTCATATCTGCTATAATCATATGCTCTATTATCTGCTCTTATCATTCTTATTCCCCCCTAACCCCTTTTAGAACTTACTCTTTCAGCCGCCCTAAGCTTGGCGCTTTTAGACCTTGTGTTGGACTCCAACTCCTCTTCCCCTGCAATCACTGGTTTTCTTGTAACAACCTTAAGAAGAGGCACTTTCCCGCACATGCATATAGGCAGCTGAGGCGGGCATGTACATGGTCTTTCAATATTGTTAAAAACTGTTTTTACTATTCTGTCCTCAAGGGAATGAAAGGTTATTACCACTAACCTTCCTCCCGGCTTTAAAATATCCACCGCATCCTTGACTGCTTGTTCCAGAACCTCAAGCTCGTCATTTACAGCTATTCTCAAAGCTTGGAAAGTCCTTTTGGCCGGATGACCGCCTTCCCTTCTTGCTGCTGCCGGAATTGCCCTTTTTATAATATCCACCAGCTTGAAGGTTGTTTCTATCCTACCATTTTTTCTTTCCTCTATTATGAATTTGACAATTCTCACTGCCCATTTTTCTTCGCCATAATCGCTTATTATACGGATAAGCTCCTGCTCTGAGGCATTGTTCACGATATCCGAGGCAGTGTAATCACGGTTGGTATCCATCCTCATATCCAAAGGACCGTCATGCATATAGCTGAAGCCTCGTTCCTCCTCGTCCAACTGATGAGAGGATACCCCTATATCAAGTAATACTCCATCAACTTCCTTAAACCCGTTTTCCTGGGCAATGGCCTTAATATTTCTGAAATTGTCTCGGACTATTATTACATTGTCCTTGTAGGCTTCAAGACGCTCTCTTGCTGCGCTTATCGCATTGCTGTCCTGATCTATGCCCAGGAGTATTCCTCCCGGTATTATCCTTTTGAT containing:
- the rsmH gene encoding 16S rRNA (cytosine(1402)-N(4))-methyltransferase RsmH produces the protein MNFEHKPVLLEETLKYLDLKQGGVYIDGTLGGAGHSSEIIKRIIPGGILLGIDQDSNAISAARERLEAYKDNVIIVRDNFRNIKAIAQENGFKEVDGVLLDIGVSSHQLDEEERGFSYMHDGPLDMRMDTNRDYTASDIVNNASEQELIRIISDYGEEKWAVRIVKFIIEERKNGRIETTFKLVDIIKRAIPAAARREGGHPAKRTFQALRIAVNDELEVLEQAVKDAVDILKPGGRLVVITFHSLEDRIVKTVFNNIERPCTCPPQLPICMCGKVPLLKVVTRKPVIAGEEELESNTRSKSAKLRAAERVSSKRG